One region of Polaribacter pectinis genomic DNA includes:
- a CDS encoding M1 family metallopeptidase, with product MKKISLLVFSLFFISFSAIAQENQKEEKKTQQGHTDQNKFRQMKDVLATPNDQHAASGAPGHQYTQQKVDYVMDIRLDESANRIYGDEEITYHNNSKDHLEYLWVQLDQNMRADDSKTPLAKSNNASAFITPDNFKSSYMEQKKGFGYNITKVESDGKPLSHTINRTMMRINLPKALAPGKTFEFRIQWNYLINDINKDGGRSGLETFPDGNNNYTIAQFFPRLAVYNNVEGWQNMQFWGRSEFALEFGDYEVNLTVPADHIVEATGSLQNEKNVLTKTQRNRLEKARKTFDNPVMIVTQAEAEKAEKGRATGTKTWKFKAKNVRDYAFATSRKYIWDAMAVNINGKTVMATSLYPKEGNPLWEEHSTRAVATTLIEYSKLTFDYPYPKAVSVHSERQGMEYPMICFNFGRPNPDGTYSDRTKKGMIGVIVHEVGHNFFPMIVNSDERQWTWMDEGLNSFVEILAEDVYDAELFASNPAKDITRYMGGDQSNISPIMSQGDYVKQFGPNAYSKPAAGLYILRKTIMGPELFDHAFRTYSQRWMFKHPTPEDFFRSMEDASAMDLDWFFRGWFYTTDVTDIGIKNVKPLYLTDKPSERVEKLKVQYKQYFDGLGDLVYITDKKEDANATAMNKYADGKEVPSYIYSVEFEKPGGLIMPLIVELTYADGTTKRETFPAQIWMKDDTSAKRVFASTKEITKIVVDPDFETADVDTSNNSWPKPEADKFEQFKDKVKQ from the coding sequence ATGAAAAAAATATCTTTATTAGTATTTTCTCTTTTCTTTATTAGTTTTTCAGCTATAGCGCAAGAAAATCAAAAAGAAGAGAAGAAAACACAACAAGGGCACACAGACCAAAACAAGTTCAGACAAATGAAAGATGTTTTGGCAACCCCAAACGATCAACATGCAGCTTCAGGTGCACCTGGTCATCAATACACACAACAAAAAGTAGATTATGTTATGGACATTCGTTTAGACGAAAGTGCAAACAGAATTTATGGTGATGAGGAAATTACATACCACAATAATTCTAAAGATCATTTAGAATATTTATGGGTACAGTTAGACCAAAACATGAGAGCTGACGATTCTAAAACTCCATTAGCAAAATCTAACAATGCATCTGCTTTTATTACTCCAGACAATTTTAAAAGTTCTTATATGGAACAAAAGAAAGGTTTTGGTTACAATATTACAAAAGTAGAAAGTGATGGTAAACCTTTATCACACACTATTAACAGAACCATGATGCGTATTAATTTACCAAAAGCTTTGGCTCCTGGTAAAACATTCGAATTTAGAATTCAGTGGAATTACTTAATCAATGATATTAATAAAGATGGTGGACGTTCTGGTTTAGAAACTTTTCCTGACGGAAACAACAACTATACAATTGCTCAATTTTTTCCAAGATTAGCTGTTTATAATAATGTAGAAGGATGGCAAAATATGCAATTCTGGGGACGTTCAGAATTTGCATTAGAATTTGGAGACTACGAAGTTAATTTAACTGTACCTGCAGATCATATTGTAGAAGCTACAGGATCTTTACAAAACGAAAAAAATGTGTTAACTAAAACACAAAGAAATCGTTTAGAAAAAGCAAGAAAAACTTTCGACAATCCAGTAATGATTGTTACCCAAGCAGAAGCTGAAAAAGCAGAGAAAGGGCGTGCAACAGGAACCAAAACATGGAAATTTAAAGCGAAAAACGTAAGAGATTATGCTTTTGCAACTTCTAGAAAATACATTTGGGATGCAATGGCTGTAAACATTAACGGTAAAACTGTTATGGCAACTTCTTTATATCCTAAAGAAGGAAACCCTTTATGGGAAGAGCACTCTACAAGAGCAGTCGCTACTACTTTAATAGAATATTCTAAATTAACTTTCGATTATCCTTATCCTAAAGCAGTTTCTGTACATTCAGAAAGACAAGGAATGGAATACCCAATGATTTGTTTCAATTTTGGTAGACCAAATCCAGATGGAACATATTCAGACAGAACTAAAAAAGGAATGATTGGTGTAATTGTACATGAAGTTGGACACAACTTTTTTCCAATGATTGTAAATTCTGATGAAAGACAATGGACTTGGATGGATGAAGGTTTAAACTCTTTCGTAGAAATTTTAGCAGAAGACGTCTATGATGCAGAATTATTTGCTTCAAACCCTGCAAAAGATATTACAAGATATATGGGTGGAGATCAGTCTAACATCTCTCCTATTATGTCTCAAGGAGATTATGTAAAACAGTTTGGGCCAAATGCATATTCTAAACCTGCTGCAGGTTTATACATATTAAGAAAAACAATTATGGGACCAGAATTGTTTGACCATGCATTTAGAACTTATTCTCAAAGATGGATGTTTAAACACCCAACTCCAGAAGATTTCTTTAGATCTATGGAAGATGCTTCTGCAATGGATTTAGATTGGTTTTTTAGAGGTTGGTTTTACACTACAGATGTTACAGATATTGGTATTAAGAACGTTAAGCCTTTATATTTAACTGATAAACCAAGTGAAAGAGTAGAAAAATTAAAAGTACAGTACAAGCAATATTTCGATGGTTTAGGAGATTTGGTATATATTACTGATAAAAAAGAAGATGCTAACGCTACAGCTATGAATAAATATGCTGATGGTAAAGAAGTACCTTCTTACATCTATTCTGTAGAGTTTGAAAAACCAGGAGGTTTAATAATGCCTCTTATTGTTGAATTAACATATGCAGATGGTACTACAAAAAGAGAAACTTTCCCAGCACAAATCTGGATGAAAGATGATACAAGTGCAAAAAGAGTATTTGCATCTACAAAAGAGATTACAAAAATTGTTGTAGATCCAGATTTTGAAACTGCAGATGTAGACACTTCTAACAACAGCTGGCCAAAACCAGAAGCTGATAAATTTGAACAGTTTAAAGATAAAGTAAAACAATAA
- a CDS encoding lysophospholipid acyltransferase family protein, which translates to MPLFKRNIFGHILFLKKMIIRIFGLISHGRYRKFNNLQIEGSEILRKLPERNVLFISNHQTYFADVAAMFHVFNASLSGRDDTIKNVGYIWNPKLNIYFVAAGETMKSGILPKIFAYAGSVSIDRTWRSKGKDVNRQVKNSDISNISKAIKDGWVITFPQGTTTPFKPIRRGTAHLIKTCKPIVVPIVIDGFRRSFDKKGLNIKKRNVLQSMVIKEPLEIDYENEDIAEIVTKIEYAIEQHPSFLKVLSPNEAEEYIKEEEELNKKREFWS; encoded by the coding sequence ATGCCCTTATTTAAGAGGAATATCTTTGGTCATATCTTATTTTTAAAAAAGATGATCATAAGAATTTTTGGACTAATTTCTCATGGAAGATATCGTAAGTTTAATAATTTACAGATTGAAGGATCAGAAATTTTAAGAAAATTACCAGAAAGAAATGTGTTGTTTATTTCTAATCATCAAACGTATTTTGCAGATGTTGCAGCTATGTTTCATGTATTTAACGCTTCTTTAAGTGGTAGAGATGATACCATAAAAAATGTTGGGTATATTTGGAATCCAAAATTGAACATCTATTTTGTTGCTGCAGGAGAAACTATGAAATCTGGTATTTTACCAAAAATATTTGCCTATGCAGGTTCCGTTTCTATAGATAGAACGTGGAGAAGCAAAGGTAAAGACGTAAACAGACAAGTAAAAAACTCTGATATTTCTAACATTTCTAAAGCCATAAAAGATGGTTGGGTAATTACGTTTCCTCAAGGAACAACTACGCCTTTTAAACCAATTAGAAGAGGAACAGCACATCTTATAAAAACTTGTAAACCAATTGTTGTACCAATTGTTATAGACGGTTTTAGACGTTCTTTTGATAAAAAAGGATTAAATATAAAAAAGCGTAATGTTTTACAATCTATGGTTATTAAAGAACCGTTAGAAATAGATTATGAAAACGAAGACATTGCAGAAATAGTAACAAAGATTGAGTACGCAATTGAACAGCATCCTTCATTTTTAAAAGTATTATCTCCTAATGAAGCAGAAGAATATATTAAAGAAGAAGAAGAGTTAAATAAAAAACGTGAGTTTTGGTCTTAA
- a CDS encoding NUDIX hydrolase, translated as MKFNQFIQKIESLKSLELGGLEAQFKLAPELRLRYDADKIKANNPRKAAVLALFYPNKDNQTTFLLTERASYKGTHSAQISFPGGKLDTSDANLEEAALREAFEEVGVMPNSVEIIRELTDVYIPPSNFLATPFIGFVEEKPLFTTNYEVEKTIEVLVADLLNDAYLTTVNLSTSYMDKIDVPCFKLNNNIVWGATAMMLSEIKELLKL; from the coding sequence GTGAAATTTAATCAATTTATACAAAAAATAGAATCTTTAAAGTCTTTAGAATTAGGAGGTTTAGAAGCACAATTTAAACTTGCGCCAGAACTTCGTTTAAGGTATGATGCAGATAAAATAAAAGCAAATAACCCAAGAAAAGCTGCAGTATTGGCATTGTTTTATCCAAATAAAGACAATCAAACAACTTTTCTATTAACAGAAAGAGCAAGTTATAAAGGCACACATTCTGCACAAATAAGTTTTCCTGGTGGTAAATTAGATACTTCCGATGCAAATTTAGAAGAAGCTGCTTTAAGAGAAGCTTTTGAAGAAGTAGGAGTTATGCCCAATTCTGTAGAAATTATTAGAGAACTAACAGATGTATATATACCACCAAGTAATTTTTTAGCAACTCCTTTTATAGGTTTTGTAGAAGAAAAACCTCTTTTTACTACCAATTATGAAGTAGAAAAAACCATAGAAGTTTTAGTAGCCGATTTATTAAATGATGCTTATTTAACAACTGTTAATTTAAGTACATCTTACATGGATAAAATTGATGTACCTTGCTTTAAACTTAACAATAATATTGTTTGGGGAGCAACTGCTATGATGCTTTCGGAAATTAAAGAACTTTTAAAGCTTTAA
- a CDS encoding DUF6787 family protein translates to MDKLKERWGIESNWSLLAIFIVFAINGSFAAWVAKPVTNFLGLNPDTISGFIYWPLRILLIFPIYQLTLPIVGWLFGQFKFFWAFEKKFLSRLGLGFLFKTKED, encoded by the coding sequence ATGGATAAATTAAAAGAACGCTGGGGAATTGAAAGTAATTGGTCTCTTTTAGCAATATTTATAGTTTTTGCAATTAATGGTTCGTTTGCAGCTTGGGTTGCAAAACCTGTCACTAATTTTTTAGGCTTAAATCCTGATACTATATCTGGTTTTATTTATTGGCCATTAAGAATTTTATTAATCTTCCCAATTTATCAATTAACCTTACCAATTGTGGGTTGGTTATTTGGGCAATTCAAATTCTTTTGGGCTTTCGAAAAGAAGTTTTTAAGTAGATTAGGTTTAGGCTTCTTGTTTAAAACTAAAGAAGATTAA
- the lgt gene encoding prolipoprotein diacylglyceryl transferase has product MSFLAIEWNPSIGIDLGFFVVRWYSLMFVAAFLLGLRLMKKIYIDDKTPLEKLDVLFMYVFISMLIGMRLGDVFFYSWDYYQNHLLEIFLPIKESANDSLFGIIKGWKFTGFTGFASHGAAIGIPIAMYFYAKKHLKKPWLFILDRLAIMVALAGFFIRLGNFFNSEIYGKETGSNFGVIFKAAGETTARHPTQLYEAFSYLALFFVMWHLFWKTKRREQIGYLFGLFMVVLWSLRFVIEFLKEPQVQQRGEEWLFSPLNTGQVLSIPLVLIGVWLMLRKSKKEVQ; this is encoded by the coding sequence ATGAGTTTTTTAGCAATTGAGTGGAACCCTTCTATAGGAATAGATTTAGGTTTTTTTGTAGTTCGTTGGTACAGTTTAATGTTTGTAGCGGCTTTTTTATTGGGATTAAGATTAATGAAAAAAATCTATATAGACGATAAAACTCCATTAGAAAAGTTAGACGTATTATTTATGTACGTTTTTATTTCGATGTTAATAGGAATGCGTTTAGGCGATGTTTTCTTTTATAGTTGGGATTATTACCAAAATCATTTATTAGAAATATTTTTACCAATAAAAGAAAGTGCAAACGACTCTTTATTCGGCATTATAAAAGGTTGGAAATTTACAGGTTTTACAGGTTTTGCAAGTCATGGAGCAGCAATTGGTATTCCTATTGCAATGTATTTCTATGCAAAAAAACACTTAAAGAAACCATGGTTATTTATTTTAGATAGATTGGCTATTATGGTTGCTTTAGCTGGCTTTTTCATTCGTTTGGGTAACTTTTTCAATTCAGAAATTTACGGAAAAGAAACAGGATCTAATTTTGGAGTCATTTTTAAAGCAGCAGGAGAAACCACAGCAAGACACCCAACACAATTATATGAAGCGTTCAGTTATTTAGCCTTATTTTTTGTAATGTGGCACTTATTCTGGAAAACAAAAAGAAGAGAACAAATAGGGTACCTTTTTGGTTTATTTATGGTAGTTCTTTGGTCTTTACGTTTTGTAATAGAATTTTTAAAAGAACCTCAAGTTCAACAAAGAGGAGAAGAATGGTTGTTCAGTCCGCTAAATACAGGTCAAGTTTTAAGTATTCCTTTAGTTTTAATAGGAGTTTGGTTAATGTTGAGGAAATCTAAAAAAGAAGTTCAATAA
- the yidD gene encoding membrane protein insertion efficiency factor YidD codes for MKKILSYPFILLVRFYQTAISPFTPATCRYSPTCSHYTIEALQKHGLFSGGWLALKRIFSCHPWGGSGYDPVPEKLEEKK; via the coding sequence TTGAAAAAAATACTTTCATATCCATTTATTTTGTTAGTTCGTTTTTATCAAACAGCAATTTCGCCATTTACACCCGCAACTTGTAGATATTCTCCAACGTGTTCACACTACACAATAGAAGCTTTACAAAAACACGGTTTATTTTCTGGAGGTTGGTTAGCGTTAAAAAGAATTTTTAGTTGTCATCCTTGGGGAGGAAGTGGTTATGATCCTGTTCCAGAAAAATTAGAAGAAAAAAAATAG
- the cysS gene encoding cysteine--tRNA ligase: MERYKENQLKIYNSLSKKKEDFKPITEGYVGMYVCGPTVYSNAHLGNVRTFMFFDVVYRYLLHLGYKVRYVRNITDAGHLENDDDESEDKIAKKARIEKIEPMEVVQRYTVDFHNVLKNYNFLPPSIEPTATGHIVEQIEMIKEIIEKGLAYEVNGSVYFDVLEYNKTNHYGILSGRKVEDLIHNTRALDGQSDKKNPQDFALWKKAEERHIMRWPSPWSDGFPGWHLECSVMSTKYLGESFDIHGGGMDLKFPHHECEIAQSQTCSGVTPVNYWMHTNMLLLNSQKMAKSTGNFILPNEILSGENDILPKAFSASVVRFFNMQANYRSILDFSGDALEASEKGHAKLMEAVNFVDKIEAEKTSTFDVQNWKKDCYAAMNDDFNTPILISHLFDAVKLINQIKEKNASLTSEDVEELKTTLNSFVFDVLGLMNENSQDNSEKINGVVELLIKLRKEARENKDWALSDQIRDELIALGIQLKDGKEGTTFSVN; the protein is encoded by the coding sequence ATGGAACGCTACAAAGAAAATCAATTGAAAATATACAATTCTCTCTCTAAAAAGAAAGAGGATTTTAAACCCATAACAGAAGGTTACGTAGGCATGTATGTCTGTGGGCCAACAGTTTATAGCAATGCACATTTAGGAAACGTAAGAACTTTTATGTTTTTTGATGTTGTTTATAGATATTTATTGCATTTAGGTTACAAAGTACGTTATGTGCGTAATATTACAGATGCTGGGCATTTAGAAAACGATGATGATGAAAGCGAAGATAAAATTGCGAAAAAAGCACGTATCGAAAAAATTGAGCCAATGGAAGTTGTGCAACGTTACACAGTCGATTTTCATAATGTGCTTAAAAACTACAACTTTTTACCACCAAGTATAGAGCCAACTGCAACTGGACATATTGTTGAACAAATAGAAATGATTAAAGAAATCATTGAAAAAGGTTTAGCGTATGAAGTAAATGGTTCTGTTTATTTTGATGTTTTAGAATATAATAAGACAAATCATTATGGAATTCTTTCAGGAAGAAAAGTGGAAGATTTAATTCATAATACAAGAGCTTTAGACGGGCAATCAGACAAGAAAAATCCACAAGATTTTGCACTTTGGAAAAAAGCAGAAGAACGTCATATTATGCGTTGGCCTTCTCCTTGGAGCGATGGTTTTCCTGGTTGGCATTTAGAATGTTCTGTAATGAGTACAAAATATTTAGGCGAAAGTTTCGATATTCATGGAGGAGGAATGGACTTAAAATTTCCACATCACGAATGTGAAATTGCACAATCGCAAACATGTTCTGGCGTAACTCCAGTAAATTATTGGATGCACACAAACATGTTGTTGTTAAATAGCCAGAAAATGGCAAAATCGACAGGAAATTTTATTTTACCAAACGAAATTTTATCAGGAGAAAACGATATTTTACCAAAAGCATTTTCAGCATCTGTAGTTCGTTTTTTTAACATGCAAGCCAATTATAGAAGTATTTTAGATTTTTCTGGTGACGCTTTAGAAGCATCAGAAAAAGGACATGCTAAATTAATGGAAGCTGTTAATTTTGTAGATAAAATTGAAGCTGAAAAAACATCAACATTCGACGTTCAAAATTGGAAAAAAGATTGTTATGCTGCAATGAACGACGATTTTAATACACCAATTTTAATTTCACATTTGTTTGATGCTGTAAAATTAATCAATCAAATTAAAGAGAAAAACGCAAGTTTAACTTCAGAAGATGTAGAAGAATTAAAAACGACTTTAAATAGTTTTGTTTTTGATGTTTTAGGTTTAATGAATGAAAATTCTCAAGACAATTCAGAAAAGATAAATGGAGTAGTGGAGTTGTTAATTAAATTGAGAAAAGAAGCAAGAGAAAATAAAGATTGGGCATTGTCAGACCAAATTAGAGACGAATTAATTGCATTAGGTATACAATTAAAAGATGGAAAAGAAGGTACAACGTTTTCAGTAAATTAA
- a CDS encoding RNA polymerase sigma factor, protein MKPTKQLHQPIIDLCKNNCAKSQMQLYNLYCKAMLVVAHRYVKDRFIAEDVMQDAFIKAFKYIESYKNEVAFGAWLKRIVINQSIDYLKKNKLELVSINDEVYKVENEENWTIESDISVDGIVETINNLKEKYRLVLTMYLLEGYDHQEIAEVLNITENTSRTHLLRGKKLLKEQLKNTSYAARY, encoded by the coding sequence ATGAAACCAACCAAACAATTACATCAACCAATTATTGACTTATGCAAAAATAATTGTGCAAAGTCGCAAATGCAACTGTACAATTTGTATTGTAAAGCAATGTTGGTAGTGGCTCATAGGTATGTAAAAGATAGATTTATTGCAGAAGATGTTATGCAAGATGCTTTTATAAAAGCGTTTAAATACATAGAAAGTTACAAAAACGAAGTCGCTTTTGGAGCATGGTTAAAGAGAATTGTTATCAACCAAAGTATCGATTATTTAAAGAAAAATAAATTAGAATTGGTTTCAATTAATGATGAAGTTTATAAAGTAGAAAATGAAGAAAATTGGACTATAGAAAGTGATATTTCTGTTGATGGAATTGTAGAAACAATTAACAATTTAAAAGAAAAATACAGATTGGTTTTAACCATGTATTTATTAGAAGGTTACGATCATCAAGAAATAGCTGAAGTATTAAATATCACAGAAAATACGTCAAGAACACATTTGTTAAGAGGAAAAAAATTATTGAAGGAACAGTTAAAAAACACGAGTTATGCAGCAAGATATTAG
- the meaB gene encoding methylmalonyl Co-A mutase-associated GTPase MeaB, which yields MNKKSSALHEKDGVSKPETTSKTSAEKIKLSRAKQNSVKEYVAKILDRNITFLSKAITLVESTNVKHQQKANEILEQCLPFANKSIRIGITGVPGVGKSTFIESFGKHLTSQGKKVAVLAVDPSSSVNKGSILGDKTRMEELVTDKNAFIRPSPSGTSLGGVAQKTRESIILCEAAGFDTIIIETVGVGQSETVVHSMVDFFLLLKLAGAGDELQGIKRGIIEMADAIVINKADGENERNAKIAKVEFNRALHLYPLKESKWQPKVLTASALHNCGIAEIDKMITDYIFLTKENNYFNTKRNEQNKFWLLSTINQQLKDNFYNNMLIKTALQEEIKKLENEQTTPFSAANRLLNL from the coding sequence ATGAATAAAAAATCTTCTGCTTTACACGAAAAAGACGGCGTTTCTAAACCAGAAACAACGAGTAAAACTAGTGCAGAAAAGATTAAATTAAGCAGAGCAAAACAAAACTCTGTTAAAGAATATGTTGCTAAAATTCTCGACCGAAATATTACTTTTTTAAGTAAAGCCATTACATTGGTAGAAAGTACGAATGTAAAACATCAACAAAAAGCCAACGAAATTTTAGAACAATGTTTGCCTTTTGCAAATAAATCTATTAGAATAGGAATTACTGGAGTTCCAGGTGTTGGAAAAAGCACATTTATCGAGTCTTTTGGAAAACACTTAACTTCTCAAGGAAAAAAAGTCGCTGTTTTGGCTGTAGATCCAAGTAGTTCTGTAAATAAAGGTTCTATTTTAGGTGATAAAACTAGAATGGAAGAATTAGTGACCGACAAAAATGCATTTATTAGACCTTCGCCTTCTGGAACATCTTTAGGTGGTGTTGCTCAAAAAACTCGAGAAAGTATTATTTTGTGTGAAGCTGCAGGTTTTGATACTATTATTATTGAAACTGTTGGTGTTGGACAATCGGAAACCGTCGTTCATTCTATGGTAGATTTCTTTTTATTATTGAAGTTAGCTGGCGCTGGAGATGAATTGCAAGGAATAAAACGTGGAATTATAGAAATGGCAGATGCAATTGTTATAAATAAAGCCGATGGAGAAAACGAGAGAAACGCAAAAATTGCTAAAGTTGAATTTAATAGAGCGTTGCATTTATATCCTTTAAAAGAAAGCAAATGGCAACCAAAAGTTTTAACAGCAAGTGCGTTGCATAATTGTGGCATTGCTGAAATAGATAAAATGATTACTGATTATATTTTCTTAACTAAAGAGAATAATTATTTCAACACAAAAAGAAATGAGCAAAATAAATTTTGGTTGTTGTCAACTATAAACCAGCAATTAAAAGATAATTTTTACAATAATATGTTGATAAAAACAGCTTTACAAGAAGAAATAAAGAAATTAGAAAACGAGCAAACAACACCTTTTTCTGCTGCAAATAGACTTTTAAACTTATAA
- a CDS encoding APC family permease — MNKKIGLKDAISIGIGGMVGGGIFAVLGLAVSLAKGGTPIAFLFAGIIALLTAYSYAKLSKKYPENGGTVKFIHQQFGNGVFAGGINNLLWISYIVMLALYASAFGSYCAELLSVTGEKNIDVRIFQTSIILIALFINYLSVKLVSEIESIAVIIKLLILLAFIGVGFYGLSIHPENLQQLSPKNWESPLLLISGGMVIFVAYEGFELIANSISDLKDKEKNTEKAYFGAVGFVVVLYILIAIVTVGALPFEQIANAEDYVLAKAAEPTLGQIGFTVITITALISTFSAINATILGSGRVNYDIAKDNELPKYFCHEFWGKPIGLLITAVLSILLVNLFNLQSISTAGSVGFLLIFSIVNYIGFKKHKELASKKTIHLIACILCLLAFFTLIIQQYSTNKTGVLIALGIIVFCFVLEFTYKLFNKN, encoded by the coding sequence ATGAATAAAAAAATCGGATTAAAAGACGCTATTTCCATCGGAATTGGAGGAATGGTTGGAGGTGGAATCTTTGCTGTGCTTGGTTTGGCTGTTTCTTTAGCCAAAGGAGGAACACCTATTGCCTTTCTTTTTGCAGGAATTATTGCACTTTTAACTGCCTATTCTTATGCAAAACTTTCAAAAAAATATCCAGAAAATGGCGGAACCGTAAAATTCATTCATCAACAATTTGGAAATGGAGTTTTTGCTGGCGGAATAAATAATTTATTATGGATTAGCTATATTGTAATGTTGGCTTTATACGCTTCTGCTTTTGGTTCTTATTGTGCTGAATTGCTTTCTGTAACTGGAGAAAAAAATATTGATGTTCGCATTTTTCAAACCTCAATAATCTTAATTGCTTTATTTATTAATTATTTAAGTGTAAAGTTAGTCAGCGAAATAGAATCTATTGCAGTTATTATAAAACTATTAATTCTATTAGCTTTTATTGGAGTTGGTTTTTACGGACTTTCTATTCATCCAGAAAATCTGCAACAATTATCGCCCAAAAACTGGGAAAGTCCATTACTATTAATTTCTGGTGGAATGGTAATTTTTGTCGCTTATGAAGGTTTTGAGTTGATTGCTAACTCAATTTCTGACCTTAAAGACAAAGAAAAAAATACCGAAAAAGCTTATTTTGGCGCTGTTGGTTTTGTAGTTGTTTTATATATTTTAATAGCTATTGTTACTGTTGGCGCTTTGCCTTTTGAACAAATTGCAAATGCAGAAGATTATGTTTTAGCAAAAGCTGCAGAACCCACTTTAGGTCAAATTGGTTTTACAGTTATTACAATTACAGCATTAATCTCTACATTTTCGGCCATAAATGCAACCATTTTAGGCAGTGGAAGAGTAAATTATGACATTGCTAAAGACAACGAATTACCTAAATATTTTTGTCATGAATTTTGGGGCAAACCCATTGGTTTATTAATAACTGCTGTATTATCTATTTTATTAGTAAACCTTTTCAACTTACAAAGTATTTCTACTGCAGGAAGTGTTGGTTTTTTATTGATTTTTAGTATTGTAAATTATATCGGTTTCAAAAAACATAAGGAATTAGCATCTAAAAAAACAATTCATTTAATAGCTTGTATTTTATGTCTTTTAGCTTTTTTTACTTTGATAATTCAGCAATATTCTACTAATAAAACTGGTGTTTTAATTGCTTTGGGAATTATTGTTTTTTGTTTTGTATTGGAGTTTACCTATAAGTTATTCAACAAAAATTAA
- a CDS encoding winged helix-turn-helix transcriptional regulator — MYIVKGKEYPCCASVTMGMIGGKWKTVILFHLIDSPLRYHELRKKMESVTERTLSLQLKKLEEDGIIKRKVYTTKPPLKVEYSLTDFGKTAIPLLKSIAEWGEYVVENN, encoded by the coding sequence ATGTATATAGTAAAAGGTAAAGAATATCCCTGTTGTGCAAGTGTAACTATGGGAATGATTGGTGGAAAATGGAAAACTGTTATTTTATTTCATTTAATAGATTCTCCTTTACGCTACCATGAATTGCGTAAAAAAATGGAAAGCGTAACAGAACGAACTTTAAGTTTGCAACTTAAAAAATTAGAAGAAGATGGTATTATAAAACGAAAAGTCTACACTACAAAACCACCTTTAAAGGTTGAATATTCTTTAACCGATTTTGGTAAAACCGCCATTCCGTTATTGAAATCTATAGCAGAATGGGGAGAATATGTTGTGGAAAATAATTAA
- a CDS encoding nitroreductase family protein has protein sequence MSFLNAMQERYTTKKYDNTQKIASEKIEELKEILLLSPSSINSQPWKFTFVSDITTKKKFAEASFFNASKIEECDTLVIFSRIDSVEKFEKQIAETLPEGAVGYYNGFLKPLPEEEIKSWFANQMYLALGVFLSACAAMGIDATPMEGIEPEKYNAILGDENYHSLVGVCIGYRDESDGNMPSKNPKSRRPINEVVKSI, from the coding sequence ATGAGTTTTTTAAATGCAATGCAAGAACGTTATACCACAAAAAAGTATGACAATACCCAAAAAATAGCTTCAGAAAAAATTGAAGAATTAAAAGAAATTTTATTGTTAAGTCCATCTTCTATAAATAGTCAACCTTGGAAATTTACTTTTGTTTCTGATATAACAACTAAAAAGAAATTTGCAGAAGCTTCTTTTTTTAATGCTTCAAAGATTGAAGAATGTGACACTTTAGTTATTTTCAGTAGGATTGATAGTGTAGAAAAGTTCGAAAAACAAATCGCTGAAACATTACCAGAAGGCGCAGTTGGTTATTATAATGGTTTCTTAAAACCTTTACCAGAAGAAGAAATTAAAAGTTGGTTTGCAAATCAGATGTATTTAGCTTTGGGTGTATTTTTAAGCGCATGTGCAGCTATGGGTATTGATGCAACACCAATGGAAGGTATTGAGCCAGAAAAATACAATGCAATTTTAGGTGATGAAAATTATCATTCTTTAGTAGGTGTTTGTATTGGTTACAGAGATGAAAGTGATGGGAATATGCCTTCTAAAAATCCAAAATCTAGAAGACCAATAAACGAAGTTGTAAAATCTATTTAA